A part of Vigna radiata var. radiata cultivar VC1973A chromosome 11, Vradiata_ver6, whole genome shotgun sequence genomic DNA contains:
- the LOC106777507 gene encoding meiotic recombination protein SPO11-2 isoform X2: MEDLQNSALKFFSDQELCNADIVPPAQVRARIEVSVLNFLKILNASSPAISDLPLIQRKYSNSRVNHGLLTELSRVFLTNSISTRSLMRPNAAKAFVRVWKVMEMCYQILLQEKRVTQRELFYKLLCNSPHLFPSQTHVNRTIQDLVALLRCSRYSLGIMASSRGLIAGRLTLQEPGKEVVDCSLCGSSGFAISGDLNLLQRLVLHADARYIIIVEKHAIFQRLTEDRFFHQIPSILITAKGYPDMATRFLLYRINRAFPDLPILALVDWNPAGLAILCTFKFGSVGMGLEAYRYACNVKWLGLRSNDLPLVPDQSFVPLKPKDLQIARSLMSSGILQDNYKDEVAVMIQRGSRAEIEALYFHGYDYLGKYIAKKIVQSDYV; this comes from the exons ATGGAAGATCTTCAAAATTCGGCTCTAAAGTTCTTCTCCGATCAAGAGCTCTGTAATGCCGATATCGTCCCTCCTGCTCAG GTTAGAGCGAGAATTGAAGTTTCTGTCCtcaattttctcaaaatattaaatgcatcAAGCCCTGCCATCTCAGATTTGCCTTTG ATTCAGAGGAAATATAGCAATAGTCGAGTGAATCATGGCCTTTTGACAGAACTTTCACGTGTTTTTCTCACCAATTCCATATCGACAAGATCTCTGATGAGACCTAACGCAGCAAAGGCCTTCGTTAGGG TGTGGAAGGTGATGGAGATGTGCTATCAGATATTGCTTCAGGAAAAGCGGGTCACGCAGAGGGAGCTCTTCTACAAGTTGCTCTGTAATTCGCCACACCTGTTTCCCTCTCAAACGCATGTTAACAGGACAATCCAAG ATCTAGTAGCATTGCTTCGGTGCAGCCGATACAGTCTTGGAATCATGGCTTCCAGTCGAGGACTCATAGCTGGCCGTCTGACTTTGCAG GAACCGGGCAAAGAGGTTGTTGATTGCTCTTTGTGTGGTTCTTCTGGATTTGCAATTTCTGGTGATTTGAATTTGTTACAGAGATTGGTTCTACATGCAGATGCTCGGTACATTATAATTGTGGAAAAG CACGCAATATTTCAGCGGCTTACTGAGGATCGGTTCTTTCATCAAATTCCGAGCATTCTTATCACTGCTAAAGGCTATCCAGACATGGCAACAAG ATTTCTTCTTTATCGGATCAATCGAGCTTTTCCAGACTTGCCAATTTTAGCTTTGGTGGATTG GAACCCAGCTGGATTAGCCATTCTATGCACCTTCAAATTTGGAAGTGTAGGAATGGGCCTAGAGGCTTACAGATACG CTTGCAACGTCAAGTGGTTAGGACTGCGGAGTAATGATCTACCTTTGGTGCCTGATCAATCTTTCGTTCCATTGAAGCCAAAGGATCTGCAAATTGCTCGAAGCTTGATGTCCTCAGGAATATTACAG GATAATTACAAGGATGAAGTGGCCGTAATGATTCAAAGAGGAAGCAGAGCTGAAATCGAGGCTCTATACTTTCATGGATATGACTATTTGGGGAAGTATATTGCTAAAAAAATTGTGCAGTCCGATTACGTATGA
- the LOC106777507 gene encoding meiotic recombination protein SPO11-2 isoform X1 — MEDLQNSALKFFSDQELCNADIVPPAQVRARIEVSVLNFLKILNASSPAISDLPLIQRKYSNSRVNHGLLTELSRVFLTNSISTRSLMRPNAAKAFVRVWKVMEMCYQILLQEKRVTQRELFYKLLCNSPHLFPSQTHVNRTIQDLVALLRCSRYSLGIMASSRGLIAGRLTLQEPGKEVVDCSLCGSSGFAISGDLNLLQRLVLHADARYIIIVEKHAIFQRLTEDRFFHQIPSILITAKGYPDMATRFLLYRINRAFPDLPILALVDWNPAGLAILCTFKFGSVGMGLEAYRYACNVKWLGLRSNDLPLVPDQSFVPLKPKDLQIARSLMSSGILQVSYPETPLNFASTDNYKDEVAVMIQRGSRAEIEALYFHGYDYLGKYIAKKIVQSDYV, encoded by the exons ATGGAAGATCTTCAAAATTCGGCTCTAAAGTTCTTCTCCGATCAAGAGCTCTGTAATGCCGATATCGTCCCTCCTGCTCAG GTTAGAGCGAGAATTGAAGTTTCTGTCCtcaattttctcaaaatattaaatgcatcAAGCCCTGCCATCTCAGATTTGCCTTTG ATTCAGAGGAAATATAGCAATAGTCGAGTGAATCATGGCCTTTTGACAGAACTTTCACGTGTTTTTCTCACCAATTCCATATCGACAAGATCTCTGATGAGACCTAACGCAGCAAAGGCCTTCGTTAGGG TGTGGAAGGTGATGGAGATGTGCTATCAGATATTGCTTCAGGAAAAGCGGGTCACGCAGAGGGAGCTCTTCTACAAGTTGCTCTGTAATTCGCCACACCTGTTTCCCTCTCAAACGCATGTTAACAGGACAATCCAAG ATCTAGTAGCATTGCTTCGGTGCAGCCGATACAGTCTTGGAATCATGGCTTCCAGTCGAGGACTCATAGCTGGCCGTCTGACTTTGCAG GAACCGGGCAAAGAGGTTGTTGATTGCTCTTTGTGTGGTTCTTCTGGATTTGCAATTTCTGGTGATTTGAATTTGTTACAGAGATTGGTTCTACATGCAGATGCTCGGTACATTATAATTGTGGAAAAG CACGCAATATTTCAGCGGCTTACTGAGGATCGGTTCTTTCATCAAATTCCGAGCATTCTTATCACTGCTAAAGGCTATCCAGACATGGCAACAAG ATTTCTTCTTTATCGGATCAATCGAGCTTTTCCAGACTTGCCAATTTTAGCTTTGGTGGATTG GAACCCAGCTGGATTAGCCATTCTATGCACCTTCAAATTTGGAAGTGTAGGAATGGGCCTAGAGGCTTACAGATACG CTTGCAACGTCAAGTGGTTAGGACTGCGGAGTAATGATCTACCTTTGGTGCCTGATCAATCTTTCGTTCCATTGAAGCCAAAGGATCTGCAAATTGCTCGAAGCTTGATGTCCTCAGGAATATTACAGGTAAGTTATCCAGAAACCCCTCTAAATTTTGCCTCTACT GATAATTACAAGGATGAAGTGGCCGTAATGATTCAAAGAGGAAGCAGAGCTGAAATCGAGGCTCTATACTTTCATGGATATGACTATTTGGGGAAGTATATTGCTAAAAAAATTGTGCAGTCCGATTACGTATGA
- the LOC106777409 gene encoding endoglucanase yields MMGYNLVFIVVFLWSSMVIHNGLAMMEDGKLTSSSGSPNYDYADALGKAILFFEGQRSGKLPSNQRVKWREDSALSDGKLQNVNLIGGYYDAGDNVKFGWPMAFATSLLSWAAVEYESEISSVNQLGYLQSAIRWGADFILRAHASPTTLYTQVGDGNADHNCWERPEDMDTPRTVYKIDANSPGTEAAAESAAALSAASIVFRKIDAKYSSTLLSHSKSLFDFADKNRGSYSGSCPFYCSYSGYQDELLWAAAWLYKASGESKYLTYIIGNQGSSQAVSEFSWDNKFVGAQTLLTEEFYGGKKELTKIKSDAESFICSVMPGSSSRQIKTTPGGLLFTRDSSNLQYTTSSTMVLFIFSRILNRNHINGINCGSAHFTPSQIRAFAKTQVDYILGNNPMKMSYMVGFGSKYPKQLHHRASSIPSIKVHPAKVGCNGGLSDYYNSPNPNPNTHVGAIVGGPDSNDHFNDARSDYSHTEPTTYMNAAFVASVSALLAKT; encoded by the exons ATGATGGGGTACAATTTGGTGTTCATTGTTGTGTTCTTGTGGAGTTCAATGGTTATTCACAATGGATTAGCCATGATGGAGGACGGGAAGTTGACGAGCTCCTCAGGCTCACCTAATTATGATTATGCAGATGCTCTTGGCAAAGCCATTTTGTTTTTTGAAGGACAACGCTCAGGGAAGTTGCCGTCAAACCAAAGAGTGAAGTGGAGGGAAGACTCCGCTCTCTCTGATGGCAAACTTCAAAAC GTGAATTTGATTGGAGGGTATTACGATGCTGGTGATAACGTGAAGTTTGGATGGCCGATGGCATTTGCTACGAGCTTATTGAGTTGGGCTGCTGTAGAGTACGAGAGTGAGATATCTTCGGTGAACCAGCTTGGTTATCTCCAAAGTGCTATTCGTTGGGGTGCAGACTTCATACTCAGGGCCCATGCTTCCCCAACCACCCTCTATACACAG GTTGGAGACGGGAACGCTGATCACAACTGTTGGGAGCGACCAGAAGACATGGATACACCAAGGACAGTGTATAAGATAGATGCGAATTCTCCAGGAACTGAAGCCGCAGCTGAGTCTGCTGCTGCTCTTTCTGCCGCTTCAATTGTATTCAGGAAAATAGATGCCAAGTATTCCTCCACGCTATTAAGCCATTCAAAATCA CTGTTTGATTTTGCAGACAAGAATAGAGGTTCTTATTCCGGTTCTTGCCCATTCTATTGCTCGTACTCCGGTTACCAG GATGAACTGCTATGGGCGGCTGCTTGGTTGTACAAGGCAAGTGGAGAAAGCAAGTATCTGACCTACATCATAGGTAACCAAGGATCGAGCCAGGCTGTGTCTGAATTCAGCTGGGACAACAAATTTGTTGGGGCTCAGACATTGCTAACCGAG GAATTCTACGGTGGAAAGAAAGAACTGACCAAGATTAAGAGTGACGCTGAGTCATTTATATGCTCTGTGATGCCAGGAAGTAGCTCTCGACAGATTAAAACAACTCCTG GTGGTCTTTTGTTTACTAGAGATAGTAGCAATTTGCAATATACCACGAGCTCGACCATGGTGCTGTTCATTTTTTCTAGAATCCTAAACAGAAATCACATCAACGGAATCAATTGTGGCTCCGCGCATTTCACACCGTCTCAAATTAGAGCCTTTGCCAAAACACAG GTGGACTACATATTAGGAAATAATCCGATGAAGATGTCGTATATGGTGGGTTTTGGCAGCAAATATCCAAAGCAATTACATCACAGAGCTTCGTCCATACCTTCAATCAAAGTTCACCCAGCGAAGGTGGGTTGCAATGGTGGTCTATCAGATTATTACAATTCTCCTAATCCAAATCCCAATACTCATGTGGGTGCAATTGTTGGAGGCCCTGATTCAAATGACCATTTCAATGATGCAAGATCTGACTATTCCCACACCGAGCCTACCACATACATGAATGCTGCTTTCGTCGCTTCAGTCTCTGCTTTGCTTGCCAAAACCTAA
- the LOC106776377 gene encoding protein SGT1 homolog A — translation MAKELERKAKEAFFDDDFALAVDFYSEAIKLDPKDANLFADRAQAHIKLNAFTEAVSDANNAIMLNPSLSKAYLRKGTACIKLEEYHTAKLALQDGAAFAPDDLRFSKLIQQCDRFISEESNDFVSTISSSGPHLNNTNDGVTKEAEEDSLVSQIKEVTINRPKYRHEYYQKPEEVVVTIFAKGISAKDLVVDFGEQILSVTIDVPGQDAYRFQPRLFGKIVPNNCKVAVLSTKIEIRLAKAEAINWTSLEYSKDTLPTKINMPIVQSQRPSYPSSKAKTKDWDKLEALVKKEEKEEKLDGDAGLNKLFRDIYQNADEDMRRAMSKSFVESNGTVLSTDWKEVGSKKVEGSPPDGLELKKWEY, via the exons ATGGCGAAAGAACTTGAGAGGAAAGCGAAGGAAGCATTCTTCGACGACGACTTCGCTCTCGCCGTCGATTTCTACTCCGAAGCCATAAAACTAGATCCAAAGGACGCTAATCTCTTCGCTGACAGAGCACAAGCCCATATTAAGCTCAACGCTTTCACTG AAGCAGTTTCCGATGCCAACAACGCCATCATGTTAAACCCTTCCTTGTCCAAGGCCTATCTTCGCAAAGG GACCGCTTGTATAAAGCTAGAAGAATATCACACTGCCAAGTTAGCACTTCAAGACGGCGCCGCTTTTGCGCCGGACGATTTGAGATTCTCCAAGTTGATTCAACAATGTGACCGCTTTATCTCAG aggaatcaaatgattttgttaGCACCATATCGTCAAGTGGTCCCCACTTGAACAATACAAATGACGGGGTGACTAAAGAAGCTGAGGAAGACAGTTTGGTATCCCAAATCAAGGAAGTCACAATAAACAGACCAAAATACAG ACATGAATACTACCAAAAGCCAGAAGAAGTGGTTGTGACAATATTTGCAAAGGGAATATCTGCAAAAGATCTGGTTGTTGACTTCGGTGAACAGATT CTTAGTGTAACTATTGATGTTCCTGGCCAAGATGCCTATCGTTTCCAACCTCGATTGTTTGGGAAG ATAGTTCCCAACAACTGCAAAGTTGCGGTATTGTCAACCAAAATTGAAATTCGTCTTGCAAAAGCTGAAGCTATTAATTGGACATCTCTGGAATATAGCAAGGATACACTACccactaaaataaacatgcctATAG TTCAATCTCAAAGGCCTTCATACCCATCATCAAAAGCAAAGACAAAAGATTGGGATAAGTTGGAAGCTCTAGTGAAAAAAGAG gagaaagaagaaaagcttGATGGTGATGCAGGTTTGAATAAATTGTTCCGTGATATTTACCAAAATGCAGATGAGGACATGAGGAGAGCAATGAGCAAGTCTTTC GTGGAGTCAAATGGAACAGTGCTATCAACTGATTGGAAAGAAGTGGGATCAAAGAAGGTGGAAGGCAGTCCTCCAGATGGCTTGGAGCTGAAAAAATGGGAGTATTAA
- the LOC106776456 gene encoding 2-C-methyl-D-erythritol 2,4-cyclodiphosphate synthase, chloroplastic, translating to MAASSLAASSILLPFTTNPKSPNLFASFPCKNNTLLPSLRLRHISASASAASIPTPSVQVDNSPPSAAPSKVLPFRVGHGFDLHRLEPGYPLIIGGINIPHERGCEAHSDGDVLLHCVVDAILGALGLPDIGQIFPDSDPKWKGCDSSVFIKESVRLMHEAGYEIGNLDATLILQRPKLSPHKDTIKANLSALLGVDSSVVNIKAKTHEKVDSLGENRSIAAHTVVLLMKK from the exons ATGGCAGCTTCTTCGTTGGCAGCATCTTCCATCCTCCTTCCATTCACAACAAACCCTAAATCCCCTAACCTATTTGCCTCTTTCCCTTGCAAAAACAATACCCTCCTTCCCAGCCTCCGTCTCAGACACATCTCAGCCTCAGCCTCAGCTGCTTCAATCCCAACCCCTTCCGTTCAAGTTGACAACTCTCCACCCTCCGCCGCACCTTCCAAAGTTCTCCCCTTTCGTGTCGGTCATGGTTTCGACCTCCATCGCTTGGAACCCGGTTACCCGTTAATCATCGGCGGCATTAACATACCCCACGAAAGAGGTTGCGAGGCTCACTCCGATGGGGACGTTCTGCTTCACTGCGTCGTTGATGCTATTTTGGGGGCGTTAGGTCTTCCTGATATAGGCCAAATATTTCCTGATTCTGATCCTAAGTGGAAGGGTTGTGACTCTTCAGTCTTCATCAAAGAATCT GTTAGACTTATGCATGAAGCCGGTTATGAAATTGGAAATTTAGATGCTACATTGATACTTCAGCGGCCAAAACTAAGCCCGCACAAGGACACTATCAAAGCCAACTTATCTGCACTGCTTGGAGTGGACTCTTCTGTAGTAAATATCAAAGCAAAAACTCATGAAAAGGTGGACAGCCTTGGGGAGAATAGAAGTATAGCGGCTCACACAGTGGTTCTTTTAATGAAGAAATGA